A stretch of the Porifericola rhodea genome encodes the following:
- a CDS encoding alpha/beta fold hydrolase: MELHFRSMGEGQPMVILHGVFGTSDNLQTLGKQLAEKYQVYLVDQRNHGASPHSEEFSYEAMAEDLHHLIQKQQLENPIILGHSMGGKVAMFYATQYPEEFDKLIVVDIAPKAYPVHHQQILEALSAVKIDEISSRKEAEEEIKPIIAEPGVRQFLLKNLKRSDDNKGFAWKLNLPVIRDKIENIGKAVDDSKAIEKDVLFISGAKSNYIKKGDEDLIHKIFPSAKIVTIEDAGHWVHAEQPKRLLEEVLSFL; this comes from the coding sequence ATGGAACTGCATTTTAGAAGCATGGGTGAAGGACAACCTATGGTTATTTTGCATGGTGTATTTGGTACTTCTGATAACCTCCAGACGCTAGGCAAGCAATTGGCCGAAAAGTATCAGGTATACTTGGTAGATCAACGCAATCATGGGGCTTCTCCTCATAGCGAGGAGTTTTCGTATGAGGCAATGGCTGAAGATTTACATCACTTAATTCAAAAGCAGCAGCTAGAAAACCCTATTATTTTGGGCCATTCTATGGGAGGCAAAGTAGCGATGTTCTATGCTACCCAGTACCCAGAAGAGTTTGACAAGCTTATAGTGGTAGATATAGCTCCCAAAGCTTATCCGGTACATCATCAACAAATACTTGAAGCGCTTTCCGCAGTTAAAATAGACGAAATTAGTAGTCGTAAAGAAGCTGAAGAGGAGATTAAACCTATAATAGCAGAGCCTGGAGTTAGACAGTTTTTGCTTAAAAATTTGAAGCGAAGTGATGATAATAAAGGTTTTGCCTGGAAGCTTAACCTACCTGTCATTCGCGACAAAATAGAAAATATAGGCAAGGCTGTTGATGACTCTAAAGCAATAGAAAAAGACGTACTCTTTATCAGTGGAGCTAAAAGTAATTACATTAAAAAGGGGGATGAGGACCTGATTCACAAAATTTTCCCTTCAGCAAAAATTGTTACTATTGAGGATGCCGGACATTGGGTTCATGCTGAACAGCCCAAACGCTTATTAGAAGAGGTTTTATCTTTTCTGTAA